The sequence below is a genomic window from Lolium perenne isolate Kyuss_39 chromosome 7, Kyuss_2.0, whole genome shotgun sequence.
AGACCTTACTTGGGTTgggtttttttatattttttcctTATTTTCTACATAAGATATATGGGCTGGGCCAAATCATAGGGTGGGCCTAGCCCCACCCTTCCACCCTGTTGGCTCCGCCACTGCGCCGTCCTGGAGGCATCCGATGACGCAACGGGCCAGCTGTCCAAGGTGAGGGAGCTTCTTGGTGACATGATGCAAGGAGATGAAAATCGGTGGCAGTGGGAGCAAGCTGCAGCGGCAGGACCGGCTGAAGTTGCTGTTAGCCATAGTAGGTGTCTGTCTTCGATCCATGGCACCGTCAGTGCCTTTGCACATTCACCGGTCTTCAATGCATCGTCTTCCAAGGCACCATCCACGGCACGTCACCGAGATCACCCGACATAGGCACCACCTGTGTTACGCATAGCACTATGTTGCCGTCGGGGGCAACGCGAGAACGCAACCGCGTTACTGCGTAATCATTCGTAAACAACCAGCTCAAAGGCCTCCTTCAAGTAATCAGGCTCGTCAGGTCACAATGCTGACGGATTGTACATGTAGAGAAATGTCGGGCAACTGAAGAAATTCGTGTCAATGAGACTAATAATTCAAGACTACACATCGAGTATTAGATTTAGAAACATATATGTCCGGtttaacaaggggttcaacatcctGAAAGTTGGCAATGACAGGTGATTCATGGTGCAGATGTGCATTTGTTTTGCAAGAGAAATGTTTACCATAAACATAGTTCTAAGGCAACTTCTGTCCGAGCCAGAGATTGGCTAGCAACTGGAAGATGATAAAAATCACATAAAAGGAATATCTTGATCATGGTTGCTAACTGGCATTAAACAAAAATACTTCATTCTTACACTGTTCTTTCCAAGATGTCTCTGACAAACAAAAATGACTTTCAAAACCAGATCCAAACAGCCACAGTATGCTTGCACACTACCTCAAGGATGAGCGATAGATATGGTTCAAGGGCTAAACTTAGGTCAACCGCTGTGCAGCCTCCTTCGCGATCAGCCTTTCCCTGGCCTTGGTTTTCGCCTGCGACTTGGAGCCCATGACACCACCACCCCACTTCTTCCTCACCTCGTCGAATTTGTCGTTGAAGTTTGCCTGGAGATTGCTCAATAAAGGTTAGTTCAAGAATAAGAAGAAAAGATGGAAACAAGAAACAATAGAAATGATAGCAACACAAACCTTGATAGCCTCAAGGACCTTGCTGAACTCAAGTTTATCCTCGTTCTTCACTGTGGTCAGGCACAGAACAGAGGCAGTCTTCTTGTGAACAATCTGCATATGGAGTGATCATTAGAAATTTGGCGCTGGCCAAACAAACTTTATAGCACATGTAGCAGCAACAGAAACTATTACCGATCCAAGGCGAGATTTCCCCTTAACAATGCAGTAAGGAACCTCCATTTTCCTGCAAAGGGCTGGGAGCCACACAACCAGCTCAATGGGGTCAACATCATGAGCTATGACAACCAGCTGGGCCTTGCTCTGCAAGAAGGCATAGAAACTTCAATTATCAATCAAGTTCAGTGTGATGCCTGGAGAAGAGTATCTCTGTTGCCTGCCGATGTAAATGGCAGAGGAAAGGAGGGCTCATACCTGCTCAATAAGGTAGGTAACATGGTTGAGGCCATACTTCACGACTATTGGCTTCTTGGCCTCAACAGTTTTCCCTTCAGCTTCAGCCTGGGCCCTCTTTAGAAGCCTCTCCTTCTTGGCAGCTTTGTCTTCAGGGCGGTACTTAAGTAGCATCTTGAACAAGTTTGTTGCTGAAACATAAGTTTGACAGAAGGCAGGTTAACAGAAGCAGTAGGATTAAGGACTAGAAGGAAGCACCTCACAGAATAAACAACCTATTCAACTCATTTTTTAGCACTCAAAACAATGTCATAATATCATATACCTAAGTTCTTGGCACCACCAACATGTAATCAAAAGGTGTAAGGGGGACCTCACATTTACAGGCCCATATAGAGAGTAAACAAACTGTGGGTACTTCAAATTCAAAATATTTGGAAGAATAGCCGTTTGGCAGTCAAACAAAGGCAACAAGGAAATGTTATAGCTTCAGTTTACTTCCAGAGAATTAAGATAAAATTTAAACGATTTGACTACAAGATATAATAATGACAAAAACCTCTGACACTTTACTAGAGTGCAATGACAAACATGCATACCACCCTCTAGTAGGGATCAATGAAACATTTAAGCATTGTTTGCAAGTCCAATCCTGATCCACATGAACTTTACTAGTTCAGAAATAAGGGCCAACAACAAAAACATGTAGATTACTGCCATAATAGGGATTAAGCCTACAGCCCAGGGTATATATCATTCTACCGTTTACCTAAACTCGATCTGATCAATGCTTATGCACCACTACTTGCCCTACAGCCTACAACATTCATCCCAGCACCTGCCCTCCATAAAATAAAGCATAAAATCCTAACACAGACAAGGAATGTCACTTAAAGCTTAATGGTGTGTTAGTGACTGCGTAGGCTCAAGTACTTAAGTAGGTTCTCATGAGCACAACATACTTATACGAGACCCCATAACATTAAGGTGAATGAGAGATAACTCTAACACGGTATCAAAATTTTACGCGAATGCATTGTGTCTATTGGCTATCCTATCCTAGTCCTACTGCACCAGTAAGGGATTAGCATGGACCGAACAGCAAAACCTATCATAATCAGTGGCATGGTCGATAAGTAAGTATACCAAGGTTCTTGTCCAGGGTGCGGGTGAACTGGTGGAGCGCCGGTGGAACCTTGAGGCGCTGCTTGAGGATGCGGCGCTGGCGCTGGATGCGCACAACCTTGGGCCACTTGACGAATCGGTGGAGGTCCTTCTTGGGCGGGAGCGCGCCGCCGATGCCGAACTGCTTCGGCCTCTTCTCGAACAGAGGGTTCGTCACCTGAGCCTGTACCAAGAAAGAAGATATCAACGAACCGCAGTAAGAACAGAACGAATCGAACACCAAGGGAAGTAGCCCTCAAGGAGCAGTAGCGCACCGTCTTCTTCTTCGCCGGGACCGGCGCCTTGCCACCACGCTTCGGGGCCTGCAAGATTGGAGATCACCACACGATAATTAGTTGGCTACATCTAGCACGAAGGGAGAAAGGATCCAAGTAAAGTATCTCAAGAGCATCACGAGATGACTCCACCCCGATCACGGGGGAGGATAACGCATGTGATCTACGACGGGTGATGGGGGAAAGGCGCGTACCATTTCGCCGGCGGCTGGTTGAGGTCCACGGGGCGACGGCGATGTGGCGGACGGAGGCGGGGGAGAAGCTGTTCTGGGGGCAGGCGGCGCCTTTATAAGGGTGAGTTCGATGAGACGGGAAACATGCGGAGCGTTGGATGCGAGGTGGGGGTACGCTCGGGCTTTCGTGGCCGTCCGCTGCGAGGATTAGGGTTTTGGAGGGCGTAACTGGGCCAAACGGGCctagtggggggggggggggggggggagagacaTTCTGAGGAGTTGCGTGGTCTGGGCTGTGCTTAACTCCGATTTCCATGTAGCGTGCTCTTAGTATATAGTCAAGTTTTATAATTTAATTTGTAGTTCTATCATGTTACTATGTGAACATCGGTTATATATTACTTCACCTAcacatgatgaggaggaggatatATAATTATTAGAGGTTTCTTAATTAGGCCATACATATATGTAATATGAAGTTAACTGTCTTTAGTTTTTAACAGGAAGGGTAACCATATTCTTTGCCTAACCTACATCCAGGGGCAAAGCTTCCCTTTAGGCAAGGTACGGCAGCCGCCCTACCTTCATATTTGGTGAATACATTTAGATGCACAtgttttttctaaatattttgaGTGATCGTACATCGAAAACGGACTCTGTACGAGTTTAGTGAACATTGCGTAAAAATCGACGTCAAACCTAACACATACACATATTATAGGATCAATGTAAATAACAATTCTTCTATGGTTCTCTTATAGAGATTAATTTATCATGAATCTTATTGTATACAAGATAACTGTGAGCTATTCATTATTCATACTGCAGAATTGGAGATTTAGAGATTTCTTGATATTTAAAAGGcacactgtaatatcccaggtttagagacgatcgaggggtagattttagaaagggatgtgcactgcatcgtaaattctggggaaatttcgcgcttttaaaacaaaattgcaTCGAAGggtgacaagtttctctctcgacaccttacagggttagggtttcgagagtgcgataaacttgtttCTCATTCAACTAAGTTAGGGTTTTGAAAAGAGAGGAGAGATTTTAcatcacaacttaagttgcataattgaattcaaacttaagttgcatgattgaatttaaACCCAAGTTGcatttgaaattcaaactcaaatattAAATGAATATCTCCTAATTCAAATATGAGGTAATTCATTAAGTAATTGTAAATAATAAAGAATCTGAATAATACAaacataaagtaaagctcattagagaaaagttgagctttattaataaacacacaagatacattgtctttacaatattcagatttgaaataaagaatattacaacacattacaagaattgacaaaatagaaaaagaaaaggaaagaaaagtaCAATGAGATGATCTATCCTAAtctacaagctaatcttcatgAGATGCTTGAGCCTAATGAtcttgatcttcacttgatcatcatcttgattccctgcacacaacaaattAAAGCaccagttatgccaagtggcatttggcaggttagcaaagaaaaTAGAATCTGGTGGATAacatcacagctctgccgagctgatcctttcACCAAGCCAGGTACCAAGCACctggtacacacacacacactagctgctcacacagctagtgtgcatgcccaacagcaAGTCACCATGGGTGCATGCagcacagcacacacacacaagccAGTGAGTCACCAAGTGTTGCCAGGCAGTGTTGTCGACCAGGAAGGAAAGGGGCCAGGCATATAAAAGCCTCTACAGTAAACCCTAGCCATTTCCATCGACAAGCAACTGGGTAAGTCCACCagaaaccaagaacacaagaacaggaagaacagcattgctgttcaacctgtccaaaaccaccacagtactgaatcaagcaccataggattgcaaggaggagcagggcaatcaTCATCACCacactgaagaaatcctctacaccaacaaagaatctaggagctggagtgaggtataaacaagatcaacctgagaaaaaccatgttttgctcataattaagcatacacatgcatcacagaagcaaaaagggtatgaaaccctggatatatcatcacttggttgcaaaaccatttggtgccagTAAATCCAACAGAGGCTAGAAGGGAAacaaccaagggaacactggttgtgtcaacacagtgacacaaccagagaaatccagcatggattcagTCCTATATAGCCAACCAAATTCACCAAGCAACCAATAGTTTAGCtataccatcagacagataggcaaactgtgcctatttttgtttgtcaacatcaaaagccactggaagtccagtgtTGGATAAAGCCAGTGAGCAATCATCCAACTTCAGCAAGCAATCACCAACCAtagcaagccacagagagggggagctacccatggcagcatcacagtgctgccagggctacctcaacccAAAGCCAACACTTGAAaccatcacatcatcacccatcagggttcagtagagggctagggtaccaaccagtggttgtcatccaactagccctagcAAATTTATTgtaatgatcatcactgaatcccagttcacatcattcatccatttaATAAAGaaagataaacagataaatgaaacagacaagcaattgatgcaccagagccttgcagatgatccaatggatcattgcaagcatccactgatgcttgagcaagcaccagcacacatcaggccaagcctgtgtgatgcacacagcaCAGAGTGAGCCATAGTGAGGCACAGACATGAAACAGCACCTTGCACAAGCAACTGTTGATCAATTGATCATCAGAGCTTactagctcttgctacagattaCCATAGCCAACCATAGCAACAGGAATTaaccagctactgaagaaatccaaccaagtcataactgaacaaacagataactgaattaatgactttgtgattgtatccagaagcacatcaaaggcatgaggAACCACTGGATCAAAGTACACAAGTAAAGCACTGATACGTtcaaaacgtatctataattttttattgtTTCATGTTAATATTATGCCTTTGGCACTTGTTTTTGTATTAAGTTTATGATttatttggactaacctattaatagttgcaaaagtgcacaatgttcttgttttacactttgaTGTGTAGGAATTATCAAGAATACAAGAGGAAATCTTGTTGGAGTCGAATTTGAACTTTGCTGAAATCTGTCCCAGAACTGTTTTCGGAGATTGTCTGGTTTGACCCTCGAAGATGACCTCAAACGGAGTTGGACCTGAAGAGGAAGTTGTAGATAATTTTCTGCTGAACGTTCTGGAGTTAAAATTCGGCCTAATCAGAGTTCGGACGCGGCCTGTAGGTCCGTTTTGGTGGAACCCTAAAAGGGGGTGACGGAAATCCGAGAAGCTATATAAAGGGAGGAAACCTAACTCGTGGAGGACACCTCCACCCACGAATTTCAGCCACCAAAAGCCACGTTTTTGCCTCCCCCATGGATCCCATCTCCATGGGGGAGGGCTCCCTTGAAGCCATGAAGGAgagaggctaaggggcggcgctccccaaccatgccggcggcggggaaaggAGTTCCCCGCGTCGCCGGCGCCGCCGGCCTGCACCACCGCGCTGCCCTCtccgacgtcttcaccgccatctccatcaccatctcctccttgtattcagtggttcatcctctcataaacctctgtaccgtcctatgtaaacatggtgtttgatgctataatattcatcctatgatctatgtcatgtttatgtagtatatttgtcttttgattgctttgttgaatgtctatggttcattagagttgtatgttgatatggtactgtcctttggtgtccattatacttgtgcgcgcatggatcaacacCATAGGGTTAGTAGTATGTGCAAAGGAAGGGGGTAGtcatgccggagtgacagaaatctgagggctcaaaccggttagttgcatgtatgggagtaagaggaccataaacttaaggctatggttggggaaaccttaatgcattgttagtatttacggatgtttgctaacaatccaatcatatagtacttgtaatcccaagtagtggaacgcttgtatatttagcctctctcaCATTGAAAACTACATCAAAGACAATGAACTAAATGTTTTCACTAAataatcttggacaaagccaccacaattaccaccacttttccacactcatggtactgttagtataTGGTTACTTAGTGTACTTTAGTGCTGCATCACTAACATTTACTTTCATGTATTTATTATCTTGCAAAGCTATCTCTCATACCCGTATTGCTACCGTAGTTTTATTTCCCAGATAATGCAAACGTTTAGtgcgcgtagagttgtatcagtggttgatagaacttgagagaatacttatcctacctttatctcctcgttgggttcgacactcttacttatcgaaaaggctacacacgatcccatatacttgtgggtcatcaagaccttttctggcgccgttgccggggagccatagcgtaggtgaatattcttgtgtgcacttgtttgctttGTCTCTAAGTAATTTTTATTTTCAGTTTTAAGTTGTTCTCTATCTTAGTATGGGTAGGGAATtcgaattacaaaaaaaaattagttgtaatTGTTATCTAAacgttttcaaaaagagagtgattggaaagatgagcAATGATTaagtgggggtcgaccttgaacacttgtgttcatgcctaTGAAATCAAAGCAAATATTTCCATGGAAGCTTCTCATCCAAAAACATGTAAATATTGTGTATACACCTCTGTAcataaaaataaaatgttaattgtagtctctaatagaaagttgatgctagatttggatttctgcgcagggaCAGATTTTTGCTGTCCACCGTTTTGAGCTGTATAGATTCCAGAAAAATTGAAACATTCTGAAAAAATtcaagcgtgatcctcagatatatacgcaactttcattagttttgacttttctgatttgagctaCGTAGATAGGTCTAATTCGATCTTTACTGACTGTTCTGTTTAGACAGATTTTGTGCTTCTCTGTAAATAAAATCGTGATAAATCTCAGAATACTATTTTGACTTGAAAGTTTTTGTGCATAAACCTGAGATTATTACCtgtctttcattagttttgagtttcttCATTTGAGCTACGCAACTATCTCGTTAAGTGTCACCTTTACAGACTGTTCAGTCTTGACAGATTTCTATTGTGTTTATTCAATATTGTACTTAGGGTCTCTTGATTTCCTTAGTTTTCGACGTACAACGGAAATAATAAGAACTTAGGTATATACATTGGCTAATGTTAGATAAATATTATGTAATTTGTCAATGCTTGAACATGAGTGGATTTTATTTAATGGGTACTAAccctactaatgagttttgttAAGTTTTATGTGGATGTAGCTTATAAAATCCAATCGATATGGCGATATGAGATGAACAAGAAGACGCAAGAGCTCAACCTTGGGGAAGTGTAGGTGCATCCCAAGAACATATTCAAGAACATAcaatcatctaagcttggggatgcccgagtCATCCCCTATTCACCAACAAACATGAGGTTATCTCGTTCATACTCTATATTACCCGTCCACATGATATGAATCGTTTTAACGTGTATTATAATTGATTTTATATGTCTTGGTTTTAACTTCTTTAGTTTTCTTAGGCTTCTTATTTGGTATTTATTGCTTATTTGCTTTCACTTATAATTTTAAAACAACAAagatattttcttttgttttgcttctttgTTGGATTCTTTATTTGATTGTTACTTTTGGTTTTCTTTTAGAGTTTCCTTGCTGTAGCTAGCATGTTTAGGTCTTGTTTAGTCTCTGATCTATTAGTTTATcaaaaataaaataccaaattttATCCATTTAGCTTAGTTGATACATTTGTAAAAAGTGATTTTCTGTTTTCAGAATCTACTGCTCATTGCGtgatttttcatgttttactggTAGTTCTAAAAATCACGAAAAAAATTACTGATTATGTATCACCTAATTATgtgcatgcacaaaaattggctaaaATTTCGGACATGTTTAAGTGCACCTAATAATTACGTTTTCCAGCTAATGTTTTTCTGGACAGATTCTGACTTTTGTTGCAAGAGTGGCCTCTTTTCGTTTTCATTTGAATTTTATGGGTTCTTACCTTTTATTTATAACTTGGCCATTTAAGGAACCTTTCTGTAACCTaaaaacaaaattttatttggtttAATAGCAGCACTTTGGAAATATTATCTATTGCACTAATGTCTAACCGCAGAAAAGAATGGGAAAGtttttgtgttgaagtttttcaCAGAGAATGAAGGAACACCAAACTCTGAAATATTGAAGAATGGCCAAagtcataagcttggggatgtccctgcATCCCTCTTCATCAATAACCCCTCGGTTTGCAAACCTTCAAACTttgttttttgagcaacataTGAATTTGACTAAACTTGAAGCGGATGTATCTTATTATCTATTTATCCTAGCATCAAACACCGGTTACATTAATAAGTGGATCGTCACATATTTTATTTATCTTATATTTTCA
It includes:
- the LOC127316590 gene encoding large ribosomal subunit protein eL8y, whose amino-acid sequence is MAPKRGGKAPVPAKKKTAQVTNPLFEKRPKQFGIGGALPPKKDLHRFVKWPKVVRIQRQRRILKQRLKVPPALHQFTRTLDKNLATNLFKMLLKYRPEDKAAKKERLLKRAQAEAEGKTVEAKKPIVVKYGLNHVTYLIEQSKAQLVVIAHDVDPIELVVWLPALCRKMEVPYCIVKGKSRLGSIVHKKTASVLCLTTVKNEDKLEFSKVLEAIKANFNDKFDEVRKKWGGGVMGSKSQAKTKARERLIAKEAAQRLT